A part of Paenibacillus donghaensis genomic DNA contains:
- a CDS encoding ketopantoate reductase family protein, translating to MRILVFGAGVLGSYLAHTLVRGGHEVTVLARGKRAEQLEKDGIVIRHYFQRRNTVDEVKVIHALQKEDSYDLIFVVMKYNDFPSVLSILADNQSTNIILVGNNADAHGMQDFLERNSLVSKNIAFGFQVSGGLREESGRIICIRGGGQMVLGSLSGEIPFKALLEEAFKKVKYKLAYHQDMDAWLKSHIVPIVALNSISYLYDGDLRRASKDKALLKKAVSVMDEGFQVLEKLNYTVTPASQVTLIRKHRQGVYYGLKLIHNLRFMKWVDGSFSEIKALYDSFEELKRQANLPTPHWDELQARSISKLEGFL from the coding sequence ATGAGAATATTAGTGTTTGGTGCAGGAGTTCTAGGCAGTTATCTTGCTCATACGTTAGTTCGTGGAGGCCATGAGGTTACAGTGCTTGCAAGAGGGAAGCGTGCGGAGCAGCTGGAGAAAGATGGAATTGTGATTCGCCATTATTTTCAACGTAGAAACACTGTGGATGAAGTCAAGGTAATCCATGCGCTTCAAAAAGAGGATAGCTATGATCTCATTTTTGTGGTGATGAAATATAATGATTTCCCGTCCGTGCTTTCTATTCTGGCAGATAATCAGAGCACTAATATTATTCTTGTGGGTAATAATGCCGATGCGCATGGGATGCAGGACTTCTTGGAGAGAAACAGCCTTGTGAGCAAAAATATAGCCTTCGGCTTTCAGGTTAGCGGAGGACTCAGAGAAGAGAGTGGCCGTATCATCTGCATACGTGGAGGTGGACAAATGGTTCTTGGCAGTTTATCCGGTGAGATTCCGTTTAAAGCTTTACTGGAGGAGGCTTTCAAGAAAGTGAAGTATAAATTAGCTTATCATCAAGATATGGACGCTTGGCTGAAGAGTCATATTGTTCCTATTGTGGCTTTGAACTCGATAAGTTACCTGTATGACGGTGATTTGAGAAGGGCCTCTAAGGACAAGGCGTTATTGAAAAAAGCTGTTTCAGTAATGGACGAGGGATTTCAGGTATTGGAAAAATTAAATTATACAGTTACTCCTGCAAGCCAGGTTACTTTGATCCGTAAACACAGACAAGGTGTATATTATGGTCTGAAACTAATTCATAACTTACGATTTATGAAATGGGTGGACGGCTCTTTTAGTGAAATCAAAGCCCTGTATGATTCGTTCGAGGAGTTAAAAAGACAAGCAAACCTGCCAACCCCCCATTGGGATGAACTCCAAGCAAGGTCTATTTCTAAACTAGAAGGCTTCCTGTGA
- a CDS encoding LysE family transporter, with the protein MNIFIGYIFLGLSLSAPIGPINAAQLDQGIRKGFWHAWAVGLGAISADIIFMLLVYFGVIHLLESPFIKVFLWLFGFFVLVYTGVESIKNAGLISGSGMRNSETSLGKSYTSGLLLSLFNPLSILFWLGIYGSILAKAATEYPMQQLLIYSGAIVLGILLWDVSMAAASSIFRKLLTPGVLKSISVLSGLSLVGFGFYFGVQAIRLLFIH; encoded by the coding sequence ATCAACATTTTTATAGGTTATATTTTTCTTGGCCTCTCACTTTCCGCACCTATAGGGCCGATTAATGCCGCACAACTGGACCAAGGTATCCGTAAAGGCTTCTGGCATGCCTGGGCAGTGGGACTTGGAGCGATAAGTGCAGATATTATCTTCATGTTACTCGTTTATTTTGGCGTTATCCATTTGCTTGAATCTCCATTTATTAAAGTATTCTTATGGTTGTTCGGTTTCTTTGTGCTGGTGTATACGGGTGTGGAAAGCATCAAAAATGCAGGCTTAATCTCAGGATCCGGAATGAGAAACAGTGAAACCTCTTTAGGCAAATCTTATACGTCCGGATTGCTCCTGTCCCTATTTAATCCACTCTCCATCCTGTTTTGGTTAGGCATTTATGGGTCCATCCTGGCCAAAGCAGCCACGGAATATCCGATGCAGCAGTTATTGATTTATAGCGGAGCCATTGTACTTGGAATTCTGCTCTGGGATGTGTCTATGGCCGCTGCCTCTAGCATCTTCCGTAAATTATTGACACCGGGAGTTTTGAAATCCATCTCCGTGCTGTCAGGCCTTTCTCTTGTTGGATTTGGTTTTTATTTTGGAGTCCAAGCCATCCGGCTGCTGTTTATTCATTAA
- a CDS encoding acyl-CoA thioesterase, whose translation MVSPAEHSRIRLPYSCIIVPRFQDTDAYGVMHHSSYYVWFEEARFQFAREILQFQDPLLQGEEVRFPVIESCCRYKSPVRYGDSIKLGLVFELGSAARIKFEYKAFNEQSGKICAEGYTVHVFSDRENRILLNIPEWLQQRAEAALQV comes from the coding sequence ATGGTTAGCCCTGCTGAACACAGCCGGATAAGACTCCCGTATTCCTGCATCATCGTCCCAAGATTCCAAGATACAGATGCTTATGGTGTTATGCACCACTCAAGCTACTACGTCTGGTTTGAAGAGGCCAGATTTCAATTTGCCAGAGAGATTCTTCAATTCCAAGATCCTTTATTGCAAGGTGAAGAGGTCCGGTTTCCTGTGATCGAGAGCTGCTGCCGGTACAAGTCTCCGGTCAGGTATGGCGATTCAATTAAGCTTGGCCTTGTTTTTGAGCTTGGCAGTGCGGCCAGAATCAAATTTGAGTATAAGGCCTTTAACGAACAGAGCGGGAAGATCTGTGCGGAAGGCTACACCGTTCATGTATTCTCCGATAGGGAGAACCGTATTCTGCTCAATATCCCGGAATGGCTACAGCAACGGGCAGAGGCTGCCCTGCAGGTATAG
- a CDS encoding acyl carrier protein, whose translation MDKLDLELEDSIKNMIRSRLDLEAAEVEAVGVDDPLFIAADEEGTGLGLDSVDALEIVVGLKEQFGVKVSDKDMEIFRSIRTIADHIRKKRAEELV comes from the coding sequence ATGGACAAGCTTGATCTGGAGCTTGAAGACAGCATCAAGAACATGATTCGGAGCCGCCTGGATCTGGAAGCTGCGGAGGTGGAAGCTGTCGGTGTGGATGACCCTCTCTTTATAGCTGCAGATGAGGAAGGAACCGGACTTGGCCTGGATTCGGTCGATGCATTGGAGATCGTAGTTGGACTGAAGGAGCAATTTGGTGTCAAGGTGTCTGACAAAGACATGGAAATCTTCCGCAGTATTCGAACCATAGCCGATCATATCCGCAAGAAAAGAGCTGAGGAACTTGTCTAA
- a CDS encoding beta-ketoacyl-[acyl-carrier-protein] synthase family protein, producing the protein MSKSKVVVTGMGVIAANGNNIAQFGDALKAGRSGLRKDTPFDLSSLRSSEAGAVNKHIPEIEGVQDEERVVWLAKDALNEALQDSGLRRSELRSLKQRAGLSLSTSLGSNDRMMRYIHDHQSAGEANPYWLTRIPAFLQHLVRHLEISGPVYTTMSACAAGTAAMGIAFDQIAGGKADVMIAGGADPLAAFSCYGFHALKALSPDECRPFDAARNGISIGEGSAFFVVESLEHARSRKARIYGEILGYSIGNEAHHITSPDPSGAGALASMRHALDQAGLRADQLDYINAHGTSTPMNDAMELKAIGELLGEQRGQVAVSSTKSMTGHCLGAAGSIELAACFIALHEGFIPPTSRLAEVEAEHQSLWLVKDSPVKADLTYILSNSFAFSGNTSSIVIGKCNG; encoded by the coding sequence TTGTCTAAATCCAAGGTTGTAGTTACCGGGATGGGCGTTATTGCTGCGAACGGCAACAATATCGCCCAATTCGGAGATGCTCTGAAGGCTGGCAGGAGCGGCCTCCGCAAGGATACGCCATTTGATCTGAGCAGCTTGCGCTCATCCGAGGCGGGAGCCGTGAATAAGCACATCCCCGAAATTGAGGGGGTTCAGGATGAGGAGAGGGTCGTCTGGCTGGCCAAGGATGCCCTGAACGAAGCACTGCAGGACAGCGGACTGCGCAGAAGCGAGCTGCGGAGTCTGAAACAGCGTGCAGGCCTGTCTCTCTCGACGTCACTTGGAAGTAATGACAGAATGATGCGATACATACATGATCATCAATCCGCCGGTGAGGCTAATCCGTATTGGCTGACCCGGATTCCGGCGTTCCTCCAGCACCTGGTGCGGCATCTGGAGATCAGCGGTCCCGTATACACAACCATGTCTGCGTGCGCAGCCGGAACCGCTGCCATGGGAATAGCCTTCGACCAGATTGCCGGGGGGAAGGCGGATGTGATGATTGCCGGCGGAGCTGATCCGCTTGCCGCTTTTTCCTGTTATGGATTTCACGCCTTGAAGGCACTCAGCCCGGATGAATGCAGGCCGTTTGATGCCGCCCGAAACGGGATATCTATTGGCGAAGGCAGTGCCTTCTTCGTAGTGGAGAGCCTGGAGCATGCCCGCAGCCGCAAAGCCCGGATCTATGGTGAGATTCTGGGCTACAGCATCGGCAACGAAGCGCATCATATCACAAGTCCGGACCCCTCCGGGGCAGGTGCGCTGGCTTCGATGCGGCATGCGCTGGACCAAGCCGGACTGCGGGCAGACCAGCTCGACTATATCAATGCACATGGCACCTCGACACCGATGAATGATGCCATGGAGCTTAAGGCCATCGGTGAGCTGCTCGGTGAGCAGAGAGGCCAGGTAGCTGTATCGTCTACGAAATCAATGACAGGCCATTGCCTGGGTGCAGCCGGAAGCATTGAGCTTGCCGCCTGTTTCATTGCACTGCATGAAGGCTTCATTCCCCCAACCAGTCGCCTCGCCGAAGTGGAGGCAGAACATCAATCCTTGTGGCTAGTGAAGGACTCGCCGGTCAAGGCCGATCTTACGTATATTCTCTCCAATTCATTTGCCTTCTCAGGCAACACCTCAAGTATAGTCATAGGCAAATGCAATGGTTAG
- a CDS encoding ribonuclease J, with protein sequence MNMPEDRLTIAALGGVNEIGKNMYFLQYADDIIVIDCGSKFPDESLLGIDLIIPDVTYLLNNVDKLRALIVTHGHEDHIGGIPYLLKQLDIPLYASRLTLGLIENKLKEHNLLRQTSLHCIDGESILTFGSITTTFFKTNHSIPDCLGVVFDTPEGTVVHTGDFKFDMTPVNNQYPDIHKMADIGKNGVKFLLSESTNAERPGFTPSERLVGAHMEEAFQKAEQRIFVSTFASNVARLQQIVDAAIKTGRKLTLLGRSMVNVVGVSQELGYLSIPDGMLVEPADAAKLPSHEIAVLCTGSQGEPMAALSRLANSSHRIMEIGAGDTVLLAANPIPGNERNVSRIIDNLYLLGARVIYGSRSELHVSGHGSQEELKLMLTLMKPEYFIPIHGEYRMLHHHRLLAEAVGVDEDHIFILKNGELVESKAGVVRQSGSVPAGQIFVDGLGIGDIGNVVLRDRRQLSADGVLITVITLSQTDGRMLNEPDTISRGFVYIRNSDKLMEEINQMVTDTLHNMSHADLRQWNIMKQTLKIALGKFLYEKTKRRPMILPIIIEV encoded by the coding sequence ATGAACATGCCAGAGGATCGGTTGACTATTGCAGCATTGGGAGGCGTGAATGAAATTGGGAAAAACATGTACTTCCTACAATATGCCGATGATATTATTGTTATTGATTGCGGATCCAAATTTCCGGACGAAAGTTTGCTTGGCATTGACCTTATCATTCCAGATGTTACTTACTTATTGAACAATGTAGATAAGTTAAGGGCACTGATTGTTACTCATGGGCATGAAGACCATATTGGAGGTATTCCCTACCTTCTTAAACAATTAGACATTCCGCTGTATGCCTCCCGTCTCACTCTGGGCTTAATTGAAAATAAGCTTAAGGAACACAATCTTCTCCGTCAAACCAGTCTACATTGCATCGATGGGGAATCCATCCTCACCTTCGGTTCCATTACAACTACCTTCTTTAAGACCAATCATAGCATTCCTGATTGCCTCGGGGTCGTTTTCGATACCCCCGAAGGAACCGTTGTCCATACAGGCGATTTCAAATTCGACATGACTCCTGTTAATAACCAGTATCCGGATATACATAAAATGGCCGACATCGGCAAGAATGGCGTTAAATTTCTGCTCTCGGAGAGTACGAATGCCGAACGCCCCGGATTCACTCCCTCAGAGAGGCTTGTGGGTGCCCACATGGAGGAAGCTTTTCAAAAAGCAGAGCAAAGAATATTCGTATCCACCTTTGCCTCTAATGTAGCTCGTCTGCAGCAAATTGTGGATGCTGCCATTAAAACCGGACGTAAGCTCACCTTGCTTGGCCGCAGTATGGTGAACGTGGTTGGCGTGTCTCAAGAGTTGGGGTATTTGAGCATTCCGGACGGAATGTTGGTTGAACCGGCGGATGCGGCTAAGCTGCCTTCCCATGAAATAGCCGTCCTGTGCACGGGAAGCCAAGGCGAACCCATGGCGGCATTATCCCGTTTGGCTAACTCTAGCCATAGAATCATGGAAATTGGGGCGGGAGATACCGTGCTCCTCGCAGCAAATCCCATACCAGGCAATGAACGCAACGTGTCTCGGATTATTGATAATCTTTATCTTCTTGGAGCACGTGTCATTTATGGATCACGAAGCGAACTCCATGTTTCAGGACATGGCAGCCAGGAGGAATTAAAGCTAATGCTGACCTTGATGAAACCTGAATATTTCATTCCAATTCATGGGGAATACCGCATGCTTCATCATCACCGTCTATTGGCAGAAGCTGTCGGAGTCGATGAGGATCATATTTTCATTCTAAAAAATGGAGAGTTGGTTGAATCGAAAGCCGGAGTTGTCCGCCAATCAGGCTCGGTGCCAGCTGGGCAAATTTTTGTGGATGGCCTTGGAATCGGCGACATTGGGAATGTGGTATTGCGAGATCGCCGTCAATTGTCCGCAGATGGTGTCCTGATCACTGTCATCACCTTAAGCCAAACAGATGGTAGAATGTTGAATGAACCCGATACTATCTCCCGAGGATTCGTTTACATCAGGAACTCGGACAAGCTAATGGAAGAAATCAATCAAATGGTAACAGATACCCTTCACAATATGAGCCATGCGGATCTGAGACAGTGGAATATTATGAAACAGACTCTCAAGATTGCTCTAGGGAAGTTTCTTTATGAAAAAACGAAACGTCGCCCTATGATCCTTCCCATCATTATTGAAGTGTGA
- a CDS encoding DUF6608 family protein, whose amino-acid sequence MRTIKKILAAVCILYTVITLASALWGLCSRQAVGAEVIEYHAHQLLRFVICLIGVGSAGGLAYAWHCEHNWGLTLHYFITLLGVLLLVWACSWFLPLAKYAYRDVIWNYSLFYSLCVAANYIRIWNKR is encoded by the coding sequence ATGAGGACGATCAAAAAGATATTGGCTGCGGTATGTATCTTGTATACGGTCATTACATTGGCTTCTGCCTTATGGGGGCTGTGTAGTAGACAAGCTGTCGGTGCGGAGGTCATTGAATATCATGCACATCAGCTGCTCAGATTTGTGATCTGTCTGATAGGCGTCGGATCTGCGGGTGGACTGGCCTATGCTTGGCATTGCGAACATAATTGGGGACTTACCCTGCATTATTTCATTACGTTGTTGGGTGTGCTGCTGCTGGTATGGGCATGTTCATGGTTTCTGCCACTGGCGAAATATGCTTACCGGGATGTGATCTGGAATTATAGTCTGTTCTATAGTTTATGTGTGGCTGCGAATTATATCAGAATATGGAATAAAAGATAA
- a CDS encoding TetR/AcrR family transcriptional regulator has translation MDRRIRKNQEAIMNALISLLTEKDFAKITINEIAERANVNRGTVYSHYSDKYDLFDKCLESHFEQLIESCQIVDEQEAYPSKASLLRTFETMEKNALFYRALLTNKGVPPFRAHLQEMMKQGIQTQIMEQNRSLDDLQKDIKLQFLSSATVGVIEWWLTHKSPYSVKDITDELWTLLELNQMIPKPDSLAQKIGQPL, from the coding sequence ATGGACAGAAGAATTAGAAAAAATCAGGAAGCTATTATGAATGCATTAATTAGCCTGCTGACCGAAAAGGATTTTGCAAAAATAACCATTAACGAAATCGCTGAACGCGCTAATGTAAACCGGGGCACCGTCTACTCGCATTATTCGGACAAATATGATTTATTTGATAAATGCTTGGAGAGTCATTTTGAACAATTAATAGAAAGCTGCCAGATCGTAGATGAACAAGAAGCTTACCCCTCTAAGGCTTCATTGCTGCGTACGTTTGAAACCATGGAGAAGAATGCTCTCTTCTATCGTGCTTTATTGACGAACAAAGGTGTTCCTCCGTTCAGAGCCCATCTGCAAGAAATGATGAAACAGGGCATTCAGACTCAAATCATGGAACAGAATCGAAGCCTGGATGACTTGCAAAAGGATATAAAACTGCAATTTCTGAGTTCAGCTACCGTCGGTGTCATTGAGTGGTGGTTAACCCATAAGAGTCCTTATTCTGTCAAAGACATTACTGATGAGCTGTGGACACTTCTTGAGCTGAATCAAATGATCCCTAAGCCCGATTCCTTAGCACAGAAAATAGGACAGCCTCTTTAA
- a CDS encoding MFS transporter, producing MSTFKRWMVLAIVSSALLLIVMDMTILYTALPSLTHDLGASASEKLWILNGYSLVMAGLLPAMGTLGDRLGYKKIFSLGLVVFTAASLTAAFSPVPLILVAARVLLAVGASMMMPATLSIIRVTFTNERELALAIGIWGSIASGGAGLGPIVGGLLLEHFWWGAVFLINLPIAIIALALTLIYVPRHEGNKAKKWDLIGSIQIMIAMVGLIYSIKEFTRRGGSPTLAVAGAAIGVLALIIFIRRQKQSSSPLIDLSLFKITRFSTGFMTALVGAFAQMGIQYIVTQRLQLVEGMSPLQAGLFTISIPVAALIAGPITGSILHRYDVIHIKTLSLLIAGVGMGVYLTQFNAGIAGQIVGLALLGAGLGAGMTAASHSIMNYAPPYKAGMAASIEEVAYEMGGATGIAIIGSMSALVYSLAIKVPSGLNVPAVVRDSLDEALLVAESLPAPAAEALQEAGRAAFDQSFFVIIAGVTVFLLVASLVIGLAGGRSREKAAAK from the coding sequence ATGTCTACTTTTAAACGTTGGATGGTACTGGCGATTGTATCTAGCGCACTTTTGCTTATTGTGATGGATATGACGATTCTGTATACGGCTCTGCCGAGCTTAACCCATGACCTCGGTGCGTCAGCATCGGAGAAATTATGGATTCTAAACGGCTATTCGCTTGTCATGGCGGGTCTGCTTCCGGCAATGGGTACGCTGGGGGATCGCTTGGGTTATAAAAAAATCTTCAGTCTGGGTTTAGTGGTATTTACTGCAGCTTCATTGACTGCCGCCTTTTCTCCCGTCCCGCTAATCCTGGTGGCAGCCCGCGTACTTCTTGCAGTCGGAGCTTCCATGATGATGCCTGCTACCTTGTCCATCATCAGGGTTACCTTTACAAATGAGCGTGAGCTTGCATTGGCGATAGGCATATGGGGTTCCATCGCCTCCGGGGGCGCAGGACTGGGGCCTATCGTCGGTGGACTTCTGCTGGAGCATTTTTGGTGGGGTGCTGTATTTTTGATTAACCTGCCGATTGCTATCATAGCCCTGGCATTAACTTTGATTTATGTTCCACGGCATGAAGGGAATAAAGCGAAGAAATGGGATCTCATCGGTTCCATCCAAATCATGATCGCTATGGTCGGACTCATCTATTCAATCAAAGAGTTTACCCGGCGTGGCGGTTCGCCAACGTTGGCTGTAGCAGGTGCGGCTATTGGCGTCTTGGCCCTGATCATCTTTATCCGTCGTCAGAAGCAAAGTTCCAGCCCGCTTATTGACCTTTCTTTATTCAAAATCACAAGATTCAGCACCGGATTTATGACCGCTCTGGTAGGTGCATTTGCCCAGATGGGGATTCAATACATTGTGACCCAGCGTCTTCAACTAGTGGAGGGTATGTCCCCGCTGCAAGCAGGGCTGTTCACGATAAGTATACCAGTTGCAGCGCTCATTGCCGGTCCGATAACGGGGTCCATCTTGCACCGTTATGATGTTATTCATATTAAGACCCTGTCTCTGCTCATTGCGGGTGTGGGAATGGGTGTCTATCTTACGCAATTTAATGCAGGCATTGCCGGGCAGATTGTTGGACTGGCTCTACTTGGGGCAGGCTTGGGAGCTGGTATGACAGCAGCATCTCATTCCATTATGAACTATGCCCCGCCTTACAAGGCAGGAATGGCTGCATCTATTGAGGAAGTGGCCTATGAGATGGGGGGAGCAACGGGGATTGCGATTATCGGAAGCATGTCAGCTCTGGTATATTCCCTGGCTATCAAAGTTCCGTCGGGACTGAATGTTCCTGCTGTTGTGAGAGACAGTCTGGATGAAGCCTTGCTGGTGGCAGAGAGCTTGCCTGCACCGGCTGCCGAGGCATTACAAGAGGCTGGCCGTGCTGCTTTTGACCAGTCCTTTTTCGTTATCATAGCGGGCGTAACGGTATTCTTGTTGGTAGCTTCGCTGGTAATCGGTTTGGCAGGAGGACGTTCCAGAGAAAAGGCTGCTGCCAAATAA
- a CDS encoding glycoside hydrolase family 13 protein, with protein MKPNHELKPTTLSTQIHLECLHHAPHSNWAYLYEKETFHLRVRTSKQNVDRVYAITGDKYDWETYHHEHKMPKVANDRFFDYWQVAVKPEHRRFSYGFRFHSGKETAWMIETGIFTEEPEAPNGYYDRPFLHEIDLFEAPEWAKSAIFYQIMPDRFANGDPTNDPEEIMRWGTEPTRESFFGGDLQGIINRLDYLTDLGITAIYLTPIFEAPTYHKYDTTNYKKVDPHFGDLELLKKLVNEAHAKGIRIVLDAAFNHISANSQQFTDVIENGAHSRYVNWFHIHEFPVKVREGNPNYDSFGFFAQMPKLNTANPETREYLLDIAEYWLKEVGIDGWRLDVANEIDHAFWKDFRRRIKAINPEAYLIGEVWNDSLRWLQGDQFDSVMNYPLSDRLIDFLQTDDMDAATFAAHIGGLLMRYPQQANEVLFNLMASHDTPRVLTQLGGDKRKLKLAIAFLLTFTGTPCIYYGDEIGLEGEADPDCRKCMIWEEDKQDSDLYQSYKQLIQLRKKHPVLRTGQFGFLKADMHKRPIIYERYDEQGHFTIWMNASEELALLTHTLEGNWRDALTGEKAVEEEWQVWIHLNPFGYKILLKD; from the coding sequence ATGAAACCTAACCATGAATTGAAACCCACTACACTTTCGACACAAATCCATCTGGAATGTTTGCATCATGCTCCTCACAGCAATTGGGCTTATCTTTATGAGAAAGAGACCTTCCATCTACGCGTTCGGACTTCAAAGCAGAATGTAGATCGGGTCTATGCTATAACTGGAGATAAATATGACTGGGAAACTTATCATCACGAACATAAGATGCCAAAAGTCGCGAACGACCGCTTTTTCGATTATTGGCAGGTGGCAGTAAAACCTGAACATCGCCGTTTTTCCTACGGATTCCGTTTTCACTCCGGCAAGGAGACGGCATGGATGATTGAAACCGGCATCTTTACGGAGGAGCCAGAAGCGCCTAACGGCTATTATGATAGGCCCTTTCTTCATGAGATCGATCTTTTTGAAGCACCGGAATGGGCAAAGTCCGCAATATTCTACCAGATTATGCCTGACCGCTTCGCAAATGGAGACCCGACTAACGATCCTGAAGAGATTATGCGGTGGGGCACAGAGCCTACTAGAGAGAGCTTCTTTGGTGGTGACTTGCAAGGCATTATCAATCGTTTAGATTATTTGACTGACCTTGGAATTACGGCGATATATCTGACCCCGATCTTTGAGGCTCCAACTTATCATAAATACGATACAACAAATTATAAAAAAGTAGATCCTCATTTTGGAGATTTGGAGCTTTTAAAAAAACTAGTGAATGAGGCCCATGCCAAGGGAATACGCATTGTGCTGGATGCGGCATTTAACCATATCAGCGCTAATTCCCAGCAATTCACGGACGTGATTGAAAACGGAGCACATTCCAGATATGTCAACTGGTTTCATATTCATGAGTTCCCCGTCAAGGTCAGAGAAGGAAACCCTAATTACGATTCCTTTGGCTTCTTTGCACAGATGCCTAAGCTAAATACGGCCAATCCGGAAACCCGGGAGTATCTGCTGGATATAGCCGAATATTGGCTGAAAGAGGTTGGTATAGACGGATGGAGGCTGGATGTGGCGAATGAAATCGACCATGCCTTTTGGAAAGATTTTCGAAGGCGCATCAAAGCGATCAACCCAGAGGCTTATCTTATTGGTGAGGTCTGGAATGACTCCCTGCGTTGGCTGCAGGGGGACCAATTTGATTCCGTAATGAATTATCCATTGTCAGACCGTTTAATTGACTTTTTACAGACGGATGACATGGATGCGGCTACTTTTGCAGCTCATATCGGCGGCCTGCTGATGCGTTATCCGCAACAGGCCAATGAAGTGCTGTTCAACCTGATGGCGAGCCACGACACACCACGTGTCCTGACCCAGCTCGGAGGAGACAAGCGAAAACTCAAGTTAGCTATCGCTTTCCTGCTGACCTTCACCGGGACTCCCTGCATCTATTACGGCGATGAGATCGGGCTGGAGGGCGAAGCAGATCCAGATTGCCGTAAATGCATGATCTGGGAGGAGGATAAACAGGACAGTGATCTGTATCAAAGCTATAAGCAGCTGATTCAGCTCCGCAAGAAACATCCAGTACTTCGTACTGGACAGTTCGGGTTTCTAAAGGCAGATATGCATAAACGCCCGATTATCTACGAACGGTACGACGAGCAAGGTCATTTCACTATTTGGATGAATGCTTCGGAGGAGCTTGCATTGCTTACTCATACGCTGGAAGGAAACTGGCGGGATGCGCTAACTGGAGAAAAGGCCGTGGAGGAAGAATGGCAGGTATGGATCCATCTTAACCCATTTGGTTATAAAATTTTACTCAAAGATTAA
- a CDS encoding MerR family transcriptional regulator, translated as MSDHHSQYLTTSEFARTCGVTKHTLFHYDEIGLLKPEFTNSKGYRYYSIQQCYVLDIINVLKRAGSSLQEIKGFIQNQNTPVLIKLLKEKLHDLEVEQNKIKRMQSFLRGAIEMTELAKETMYDIPSLEEYEEEYFITTPLEQGDGDREFAHKLNEHREYCERHFMDCEGPIWTILAKDSFESCDYYPDYIANKLRAPFQGERIMVKPKGLYAVIHHKGSYETMPETYSLLKTYIASKDMQVCGNTYAVDMLSYFAEKNPDDYVLRISVECHKQCNQVVMKQL; from the coding sequence ATGTCAGACCATCATAGCCAATACCTTACTACCAGTGAGTTCGCCAGAACTTGCGGGGTCACCAAACATACCCTGTTTCACTATGACGAGATTGGACTTTTGAAGCCGGAATTCACAAACTCGAAGGGCTACCGTTATTACTCCATACAGCAATGTTACGTGCTTGATATTATTAACGTGCTAAAGAGGGCAGGCAGCTCATTGCAGGAAATCAAGGGGTTTATACAGAATCAGAACACGCCTGTGCTCATAAAGTTACTCAAAGAGAAGCTGCATGATCTGGAGGTGGAACAAAATAAAATAAAACGGATGCAAAGCTTTTTGAGAGGCGCCATTGAGATGACAGAACTGGCCAAGGAAACGATGTACGACATACCGTCGCTGGAGGAATATGAAGAGGAATATTTCATTACCACCCCGTTGGAGCAAGGCGATGGTGACAGGGAATTCGCGCATAAATTAAACGAACATCGAGAATATTGCGAGCGTCATTTTATGGATTGCGAGGGTCCGATTTGGACCATTTTAGCCAAGGATTCATTTGAGTCATGCGATTATTATCCGGACTATATTGCTAACAAGCTCAGGGCACCGTTTCAAGGGGAGCGAATCATGGTCAAACCCAAAGGACTCTATGCTGTTATCCATCACAAAGGGTCCTATGAAACGATGCCTGAAACCTACTCTCTTCTCAAAACATACATCGCAAGTAAAGATATGCAGGTATGCGGAAACACGTATGCGGTAGATATGCTCAGCTATTTCGCAGAAAAAAATCCCGACGACTATGTACTCCGGATATCAGTGGAATGCCATAAGCAATGTAATCAAGTGGTAATGAAGCAGCTGTAA